DNA sequence from the Streptomyces sp. NBC_01264 genome:
GGGAAGATGATCGTCAGAGGCGGGGAACGACGAGCGGGGTGCGGGGTGGACGGCCAGGTGGAAGACGACACGTCCGAGCGGCGGATCGGTGCGGGCATCCGCAGACGGCGCAGGGCTCTGGACCTCACCCTCGCCGAGGTGGCCGCGCGCAGCGGGCTGTCCTCGCCCTTCCTCAGCCAGATCGAGAACGACCGGGCCCGCCCCAGCATGCGTTCGCTCCAGCGGGTGGCCGATGCCCTGGACACCACGGCCGTGCAGCTGCTGGCCGCGGCCGAGACCCCCCGCCGGGTGGACATCGTGCGGGCCGACGCCGATCCGGGGCTGGACGCGGGGCTCGGTTCCGGGCCGGGCGCCGGGCCGGATCCGACGGCCCGGGTCCGGCCGCTCGTACGGGGCCAGCACCAGATGCACGCACTGGAGTTCACCGGGGACCACGACGCCGAGCGCGCGTTCCGGCACCGCAACGACGAGTT
Encoded proteins:
- a CDS encoding helix-turn-helix domain-containing protein; protein product: MIVRGGERRAGCGVDGQVEDDTSERRIGAGIRRRRRALDLTLAEVAARSGLSSPFLSQIENDRARPSMRSLQRVADALDTTAVQLLAAAETPRRVDIVRADADPGLDAGLGSGPGAGPDPTARVRPLVRGQHQMHALEFTGDHDAERAFRHRNDELMYVADGSAEVEVDGRTHRLGRGDTLYLTGGVEHRWRALEPGTRVLLVAVADHVEAVVDPLG